The Psychrosphaera ytuae genome includes a region encoding these proteins:
- a CDS encoding S8 family serine peptidase codes for MNIMHTVFKFSLLISVATSLVFTSYVHSMDGMEHEPSIEISVKDTTVHAKESSRLGHSKEYIVVLEDKPLISKMKMSSAPNQSQMSNLAQSDFAVYANTAAFQKDKRALATKRQQAQLTMAKQLNNVEFGREFDVLLNGYVVRTTQKMETLLGFPGVKAVYPNLTVKSTLENALPIIKAQQSWQVVGGQSQAGQGQKIAIIDSGITPDHPMFDDTGMTAPASLPGDDYCASTSGFCNNKIIVARHYTPDDYTSNPSKYEGEFNTPQAFSGHGTHVAAIAGGREVVADSGETLIGVAPAAYLMVYKALWGEQGVGTTVMLISALEDAFADGADVINNSYGLPNTDNNNGSIFDSVFKELEANGVVLVSSAGNEGDQGAETISCPACVQSGIAVASTTTDLIAGYILEFGSNNVLSQPGNNYVVGSSFSGVGELAQDTDNLGCDSSAWSGINLASRIAVVKRGTCTFRIKAQTAAAAGASAMVVINNVPGPNVLMEIGEDIELTSTFISQNDGELLLSYLSTSLVDTIAMQGTQTRSTNPAAADVVSGFSSIGPNDNDAYVKPDMAAPGDLILSAVAKEDPLTPDLDYGYLGGTSMSSPMVAGAAALLKQHEPSLTAVDIKNILINSVDGDIKGPDGSNKATAFEAGSGRLNILSAMNLTAYATTPNLTNNNCQVSCRMSSSLRSVTATSESWSGQLSFHDTALTGTVSPSQISLTGSGDTESFEVSVNLPFDQDVGWYFGELVWTNGDGKTIRQGIAVANIATNSDKFTLTKVSSTDTQADYRLTTDNFTSSASLGFDFELVGGAEFDPQSLAIAPSSNVSNQTVTNQRIVFDLALQAAQFETFGDVPFAIDVNNFGFSEIQCGGDCDEFSAAVNFSYTHFGVTYDQITVASNGVAFVGDNITSNDSFTINQGLPYDGTPDGIIAPFWTDFDLKNSADSEDLGGGSLKLYQHNVSGKSYLVVQWDKVKLYSQGNFNANYWGVSDIDAEYTFQLIIEQNSENKWFRYISIPEQPNFYTIGAESGDSSVGISSWYNGVGSNTGTSGSSLRYQYTAPEEAVVEFSVNKAADSQTETFAVNDTASVQEDSSAAIDVLANDLTGERVLLIASVEEERVLDQLFTDQSDFTLVTSSIQIEVQPTNGTATVNTNGTITYQPTNNFNGSDSLTYSVQNSNGVRSSAELDITVTAVNDEPTVVDLDVPASAQVGQTITLSVEATDIDSLLTYRWNLPAGFSASVTDERSIQVSITSTAAANSNVSVVVSDGEFSLTASATISVTNPTTTPPPTNSGGDSGGGSVPKELLVGVLMIMLVRRIRAYRTKRKSI; via the coding sequence ATGAATATCATGCATACAGTCTTCAAGTTTTCTTTATTAATTTCGGTTGCCACTTCATTGGTGTTTACTTCTTATGTACACAGTATGGATGGTATGGAGCATGAACCCTCAATTGAGATCAGTGTCAAGGACACAACTGTACATGCTAAAGAATCGAGCAGGTTGGGTCATAGCAAAGAGTACATAGTGGTACTTGAGGATAAACCGTTAATTTCCAAAATGAAGATGAGCTCAGCGCCAAACCAGAGTCAAATGTCTAATTTAGCGCAATCAGACTTTGCCGTGTACGCTAACACTGCTGCGTTTCAAAAAGACAAGAGAGCATTGGCAACAAAACGCCAACAGGCTCAATTGACTATGGCGAAACAATTAAACAATGTTGAATTTGGTCGAGAGTTTGATGTGTTGCTAAACGGTTACGTTGTTCGCACAACTCAAAAGATGGAGACACTGTTAGGTTTTCCAGGTGTTAAAGCCGTCTATCCAAACTTAACCGTAAAATCTACTTTAGAAAATGCCCTGCCTATCATAAAAGCGCAGCAAAGCTGGCAGGTAGTAGGCGGTCAGTCACAAGCTGGCCAGGGCCAAAAAATAGCTATTATCGATTCTGGTATAACGCCAGACCACCCTATGTTTGACGATACAGGCATGACTGCACCTGCGTCTTTGCCCGGCGACGATTATTGCGCAAGCACGTCTGGTTTTTGTAACAACAAAATCATTGTTGCTCGCCATTACACACCAGATGATTACACCTCAAATCCATCCAAGTACGAGGGCGAGTTTAACACCCCGCAAGCGTTTAGCGGACACGGAACCCACGTTGCCGCTATTGCTGGTGGTCGAGAAGTGGTAGCAGACTCAGGTGAAACACTCATAGGTGTGGCCCCCGCGGCTTATCTAATGGTTTATAAAGCTCTCTGGGGTGAACAAGGCGTTGGAACTACAGTTATGTTGATCAGTGCTCTAGAAGACGCGTTTGCCGATGGCGCTGATGTAATAAACAACTCTTATGGATTACCAAATACCGATAATAACAACGGCTCTATTTTTGATAGTGTTTTCAAAGAGCTTGAAGCAAATGGTGTTGTATTGGTTTCGTCGGCTGGCAACGAAGGCGATCAAGGAGCAGAGACCATTAGCTGCCCTGCGTGCGTACAATCAGGTATTGCCGTGGCATCGACCACGACGGATTTAATCGCTGGTTACATTTTAGAGTTTGGTTCGAACAATGTGTTATCACAGCCTGGCAATAACTACGTGGTTGGTTCGTCATTTAGCGGAGTGGGCGAGTTAGCACAAGACACTGACAATTTAGGTTGTGATTCGTCTGCTTGGTCTGGGATCAACTTGGCCAGTCGCATAGCTGTGGTTAAACGCGGTACATGTACATTTAGAATCAAGGCACAAACCGCAGCAGCAGCTGGGGCGTCGGCAATGGTCGTCATCAACAATGTACCTGGACCTAATGTGTTAATGGAGATTGGCGAAGATATTGAGCTGACTTCAACCTTTATTTCTCAGAATGATGGTGAATTATTGTTGAGTTATTTGAGTACGTCTTTAGTTGATACCATTGCGATGCAAGGCACTCAAACTCGTTCAACGAACCCAGCTGCGGCCGACGTGGTATCTGGATTTAGCTCAATCGGACCCAATGATAATGATGCATACGTCAAGCCAGATATGGCCGCACCAGGTGATTTGATTTTGTCAGCGGTAGCTAAAGAAGACCCACTTACGCCAGATTTAGACTATGGCTATTTAGGTGGGACTAGTATGTCCTCACCTATGGTGGCGGGGGCCGCAGCGTTATTAAAACAGCACGAGCCGTCTTTAACGGCGGTCGATATCAAAAATATCCTGATCAACAGTGTTGACGGAGACATTAAAGGTCCTGACGGTAGTAACAAAGCGACGGCGTTTGAAGCGGGCTCAGGTCGACTTAATATTTTGTCAGCGATGAACTTAACGGCATATGCGACAACACCCAATCTGACCAACAATAATTGCCAAGTATCGTGCCGGATGAGCTCAAGTTTGAGATCGGTAACAGCGACATCCGAATCTTGGTCAGGCCAATTAAGCTTCCACGATACAGCCTTGACAGGAACGGTTTCGCCTTCACAAATCAGTTTAACTGGAAGTGGGGATACAGAATCATTTGAAGTCAGTGTTAATTTACCTTTTGACCAAGATGTCGGTTGGTATTTTGGTGAGTTAGTTTGGACCAACGGAGATGGCAAAACGATACGACAAGGGATTGCAGTTGCGAACATTGCAACCAATAGCGATAAATTCACCCTGACTAAAGTATCTAGTACGGATACCCAGGCGGACTATCGATTAACGACGGACAATTTTACCTCATCGGCCAGTTTGGGCTTTGATTTTGAACTTGTCGGTGGTGCTGAGTTTGATCCACAAAGCTTAGCCATTGCTCCTTCATCTAATGTTTCAAATCAGACTGTAACAAATCAGCGAATTGTTTTTGATTTGGCGTTGCAAGCTGCGCAGTTCGAAACTTTTGGCGATGTACCGTTTGCTATTGATGTCAACAATTTTGGTTTTTCTGAGATTCAATGTGGCGGTGACTGTGATGAGTTCAGTGCGGCAGTTAACTTTAGTTACACCCACTTTGGAGTGACTTACGATCAAATCACTGTTGCTAGTAACGGTGTGGCATTTGTTGGTGACAATATAACTTCTAATGACTCATTTACCATCAACCAAGGGTTACCTTATGACGGTACACCGGATGGTATCATTGCGCCGTTTTGGACCGACTTTGATCTGAAAAATAGTGCAGATAGTGAAGATTTAGGTGGTGGTTCGCTGAAACTTTATCAGCACAATGTGTCAGGCAAATCTTACCTTGTTGTCCAATGGGACAAAGTCAAACTGTACTCTCAAGGAAACTTTAATGCCAATTACTGGGGAGTGTCAGATATAGACGCTGAATATACATTCCAGCTCATTATTGAACAAAACAGTGAAAATAAGTGGTTCCGTTATATCTCTATTCCTGAGCAACCTAATTTTTACACAATAGGTGCTGAGTCAGGCGACTCTTCGGTAGGTATTTCTTCTTGGTACAATGGTGTCGGTAGCAACACTGGTACTTCAGGTTCTAGCTTGCGATACCAATACACAGCACCGGAAGAGGCGGTTGTTGAGTTTTCTGTAAACAAAGCGGCCGACTCACAGACAGAAACATTTGCAGTAAATGACACTGCGTCAGTTCAAGAGGACAGTAGTGCTGCTATTGATGTGTTAGCGAATGATTTGACCGGTGAGCGGGTGTTACTAATTGCTTCCGTTGAAGAGGAGCGAGTCTTGGATCAGCTATTTACTGATCAGAGTGACTTTACGCTTGTGACTTCGAGTATACAAATTGAAGTTCAGCCAACTAATGGCACCGCGACGGTTAATACTAATGGAACCATAACTTACCAGCCAACAAACAATTTTAATGGCAGTGATTCTCTGACTTACTCTGTCCAAAATAGTAATGGTGTCCGCTCAAGTGCAGAGTTAGATATTACGGTCACGGCTGTAAATGATGAGCCAACTGTTGTAGACCTTGATGTTCCGGCTTCAGCTCAAGTGGGCCAGACGATTACATTATCTGTCGAGGCAACAGATATTGATAGTTTACTGACCTATCGCTGGAATTTACCTGCTGGTTTTTCCGCATCGGTAACGGATGAGCGGTCGATTCAAGTTTCTATCACGAGTACAGCTGCGGCAAACTCTAATGTTTCAGTGGTTGTGTCTGATGGTGAGTTCTCACTGACTGCTTCTGCGACAATTAGTGTGACTAATCCAACAACCACGCCACCTCCAACAAATAGCGGTGGTGACTCAGGCGGTGGTTCTGTACCTAAGGAATTACTTGTTGGAGTATTGATGATTATGTTGGTTCGCCGAATTCGCGCCTACCGCACAAAACGTAAATCAATTTAA
- a CDS encoding Na+/H+ antiporter NhaC family protein, which translates to MSDWLTVIPPLLAVIIVLWKKEVILALLLAVLCSEFILLFNAVPAEQALAQFSISGIERVISVFESGGNTRILTFSLLVGALLGFMRYSGGVTATVNFLIKKGISGTARRARMLPFMTGVVIFIESNLSVLMSGIISRGVFDKFKMSRARLAYIIDSTSAPICILILMNGWGAYVLGLVSGYDLEESAVSTLIQTIPLNFYALITLAIVLYTIIADKTHGPMKDAELRRAQSDSPQSNSSSELEIPASKPSFMLIPLFVMSVSMVGFMFMTGNGSFTDGSGSKSVLYATALACLVAYVMMVGSGRFNHKQMTEIGFKGMNELLPLVVIVLFSLALGASLKELGTGKFIASLVAGNIPMFLVPALLFIAGALMSFSTGTSWGTFALLVPIGMPLVVELGLPAPLVLSAILGGGIFGDHCSPISDTTAVSAVASGCDLLEHVKTQLPYALTAGGLTIVCYVIAGLVA; encoded by the coding sequence GTGTCAGATTGGCTCACGGTTATCCCACCTTTACTGGCCGTAATAATAGTGCTCTGGAAAAAAGAAGTGATTCTTGCTCTATTACTTGCGGTGTTGTGCTCTGAATTTATCCTCCTCTTCAACGCTGTACCTGCAGAACAAGCGCTAGCGCAGTTTTCAATAAGCGGTATCGAGCGTGTTATCAGTGTGTTTGAATCTGGTGGAAATACCCGTATTTTAACCTTTTCACTGTTAGTCGGTGCCCTTCTTGGGTTTATGCGCTATTCAGGTGGCGTCACGGCAACCGTTAACTTTTTGATCAAAAAAGGCATCAGTGGCACCGCAAGACGAGCTCGCATGTTACCTTTTATGACGGGTGTAGTGATCTTTATCGAATCAAACCTAAGCGTGTTAATGTCCGGTATCATTTCTAGAGGCGTATTCGACAAATTTAAAATGAGCCGTGCTCGCCTTGCCTATATCATCGACAGCACCAGCGCACCTATTTGTATATTAATTCTGATGAATGGCTGGGGAGCGTATGTCTTAGGATTGGTTAGTGGTTACGACCTTGAGGAATCCGCTGTTTCAACCCTGATTCAAACAATACCACTTAATTTTTATGCGCTTATAACGCTTGCGATAGTCTTGTACACCATCATCGCAGATAAAACTCACGGACCTATGAAAGACGCAGAATTACGGCGCGCCCAATCCGATTCGCCGCAGTCAAATTCAAGCTCAGAACTAGAAATTCCAGCGTCAAAGCCAAGCTTTATGTTAATTCCTTTGTTTGTGATGTCTGTGTCTATGGTTGGATTTATGTTTATGACGGGCAACGGAAGCTTTACCGATGGTTCTGGCTCTAAATCAGTCCTGTATGCGACTGCGCTTGCTTGTCTGGTCGCTTACGTGATGATGGTCGGTAGCGGTCGATTTAATCACAAACAAATGACCGAGATAGGCTTTAAAGGTATGAACGAATTACTGCCTTTAGTGGTGATTGTTTTGTTTTCTTTAGCTTTGGGCGCGAGTTTAAAAGAACTAGGCACAGGTAAATTTATCGCCAGTTTAGTAGCCGGAAACATTCCTATGTTTTTAGTCCCTGCATTACTGTTTATTGCAGGTGCATTGATGTCATTTTCGACTGGCACATCTTGGGGGACTTTCGCCCTGTTAGTGCCAATTGGCATGCCTCTGGTCGTTGAACTTGGATTGCCAGCCCCACTGGTATTATCAGCTATTTTAGGTGGCGGAATATTTGGTGATCACTGCTCACCTATTTCAGATACAACCGCAGTTTCAGCCGTTGCGTCAGGGTGTGACTTGTTAGAACACGTCAAAACTCAGTTACCATACGCGCTAACCGCTGGCGGTCTAACGATTGTCTGTTATGTTATTGCGGGATTAGTTGCTTAG
- the atpC gene encoding ATP synthase F1 subunit epsilon has product MASPLIELNIVSPNQPVFKGMVQSLVVKGSEGELGVQYGHAPLLASIKPSMLRYTNESGNDEAVYVAGGIVEIQPNQVNVMADVAARGEQIDREKAQKAKESAKTRLAECDVKKFLAIELELMKATAQLQVADHYKKKG; this is encoded by the coding sequence ATGGCATCACCACTAATCGAACTGAATATCGTTTCACCAAACCAACCTGTTTTCAAAGGCATGGTACAGTCACTTGTGGTCAAAGGCAGTGAAGGTGAGTTAGGCGTTCAATATGGTCATGCTCCGTTGTTAGCTTCGATAAAGCCAAGCATGCTCCGATATACCAATGAGTCAGGTAATGATGAGGCCGTGTATGTGGCAGGTGGCATAGTTGAAATTCAGCCTAATCAAGTTAATGTGATGGCCGATGTTGCCGCGCGCGGCGAGCAAATTGATAGAGAAAAAGCACAAAAAGCCAAAGAATCTGCCAAAACTCGATTAGCCGAATGTGATGTGAAAAAGTTTTTGGCGATTGAGTTAGAGCTAATGAAAGCGACCGCACAATTGCAGGTCGCTGATCATTATAAAAAGAAAGGTTAG
- a CDS encoding D-amino acid aminotransferase, whose product MNTVFLNGEFMPAEQAKISPMDRGFLFGDGVYEVVPSYNGKYIGFAPHLARMFVGLDTIEINLGYSESELRDICDRLIAENSNDENGGNLGVYIQVSRGVEAKRYHAYTNTGKPTLFIHTFAIAPPPSVDAPKAYRVNMTQDLRWQRCDIKTTSLLGNVMHFQQGYANGFDETILFDHNDFVTEASSSNVFIVKDGVIKTPKLDNHKLAGITRLMLLDILRKHSDFKVEETDISRSELLAADEVWLTSATKQVGAVTEVAGTLINNGKIGPVWPQVQGLFSQYMFEE is encoded by the coding sequence ATGAATACAGTATTCCTAAATGGCGAATTCATGCCAGCAGAACAAGCTAAAATCTCACCAATGGATCGTGGATTTTTGTTTGGTGATGGTGTGTATGAGGTTGTTCCTTCGTACAATGGTAAATATATTGGTTTTGCACCCCATCTTGCCCGGATGTTTGTCGGTTTGGATACAATAGAAATCAATTTAGGGTACAGCGAGTCTGAGCTTCGCGATATTTGTGATCGACTTATAGCGGAAAACAGCAACGATGAAAACGGTGGTAATTTAGGTGTTTACATCCAAGTATCTCGAGGGGTCGAAGCGAAACGTTACCACGCATATACAAACACGGGTAAGCCGACATTATTTATTCACACTTTTGCTATCGCTCCCCCACCGAGTGTTGATGCACCAAAAGCATACCGCGTTAATATGACTCAAGATTTGAGATGGCAGCGCTGTGACATTAAGACTACCTCGTTGTTGGGCAATGTTATGCATTTCCAACAAGGATACGCCAACGGGTTTGATGAAACTATTTTGTTTGACCACAATGATTTTGTGACTGAAGCTTCATCAAGTAACGTGTTTATCGTTAAAGACGGTGTAATCAAAACCCCTAAGCTGGATAATCACAAGCTTGCCGGTATTACTCGACTTATGCTGCTGGATATTTTGCGTAAACACAGTGACTTTAAAGTTGAAGAAACGGATATCAGCCGAAGTGAGCTTCTGGCAGCTGATGAAGTTTGGTTAACAAGTGCAACTAAGCAAGTCGGAGCGGTTACCGAGGTGGCGGGTACCTTGATTAACAACGGCAAAATTGGCCCTGTATGGCCACAAGTTCAAGGCTTATTTAGTCAATATATGTTTGAAGAATAA